A single genomic interval of Acidovorax sp. 1608163 harbors:
- a CDS encoding BMP family protein, whose protein sequence is MTTRRIFTGRLLCTSMALSAAMAMAPSLAAAQSKLKVAAIYTVPFEQQWVSRIHKALKAAEARGEIEYKASENVSNADYERVMREYATGGNQLIVGEAFAVEAAARKVAKDFPKTSFLLGSSGKPQAPNFSVFDNYIQEPAYLSGIIAGGMTKTNKIGMVGGFPIPEVNRLMHAFMAGAKETNPKVEFTITFINSWFDPPKAKEATFAMIDKGADVLYAERFGVSDAAKEKGKLAIGNVIDTQPQYPDTVVASALWHMEPSIERALKLVKDGKFTAEDYGPYSMMKNKGSELAPLGTFEKKVPADIVAKVKAKEADILAGKFTVKVDDSQPKSTAK, encoded by the coding sequence ATGACCACTCGCCGCATCTTCACCGGACGCCTGCTCTGCACCTCCATGGCCCTCTCGGCCGCCATGGCGATGGCGCCCTCACTGGCTGCAGCGCAGTCCAAGCTCAAGGTCGCTGCGATCTACACCGTGCCCTTTGAGCAGCAGTGGGTCAGCCGCATCCACAAGGCGCTGAAGGCCGCCGAAGCGCGCGGCGAGATCGAATACAAGGCCAGTGAAAACGTCAGCAACGCCGACTACGAGCGCGTGATGCGCGAGTACGCCACCGGCGGCAACCAGCTCATCGTGGGCGAAGCCTTTGCGGTGGAAGCCGCCGCCCGCAAGGTGGCCAAGGACTTTCCCAAGACTTCGTTCCTGCTCGGCTCGTCGGGCAAGCCGCAGGCGCCCAACTTCAGCGTGTTCGACAACTACATCCAGGAGCCCGCCTACCTCAGCGGCATTATCGCGGGCGGCATGACCAAGACCAACAAGATCGGCATGGTGGGCGGCTTCCCCATCCCCGAAGTCAACCGCCTGATGCACGCCTTCATGGCGGGCGCCAAAGAGACCAACCCCAAGGTCGAGTTCACCATCACCTTCATCAACAGCTGGTTTGACCCCCCCAAGGCCAAGGAAGCCACCTTCGCCATGATCGACAAGGGCGCCGATGTGCTCTACGCCGAGCGCTTTGGCGTGAGCGATGCGGCCAAGGAAAAAGGCAAGCTCGCCATCGGCAACGTGATCGACACCCAGCCGCAGTACCCCGACACCGTGGTGGCGTCGGCCCTGTGGCACATGGAGCCCAGCATTGAGCGCGCGCTCAAACTGGTCAAGGACGGCAAGTTCACCGCCGAGGACTACGGCCCGTATTCGATGATGAAGAACAAAGGCTCCGAACTCGCACCCCTGGGCACGTTCGAGAAGAAAGTGCCGGCCGACATCGTCGCCAAAGTTAAGGCCAAAGAAGCCGACATTCTCGCGGGCAAGTTCACCGTGAAGGTAGACGACAGCCAGCCCAAGTCCACGGCCAAATAA
- a CDS encoding 5'-methylthioadenosine/S-adenosylhomocysteine nucleosidase has translation MTTSLSIPLGHSVASRFTRLLWSLALAGALAGCASGPTGKTAVRLDDTPRIAVISAFAPELTVLLPQVQQPTQHSINGVEFTTGTLEGKPVVVFLSGISMTNAAMNTQLVLDRFNVSHVVFSGIAGGVNPGLHIGDVTVPAQWGQYMEWLMARENRPSQYSAPAWMKSELTLPAFGMMHPRPVEVRSAANPQLSKKFWFEADPKMLATARSLQNVALEHCLAATCLKQRPQLVVGGNGVSGQAFVDNKAFREYAFKTFEANVLDMETAATAMVAHSNGVPYIAFRSLSDLAGGGDGENEMGTFMGLAAANSAKVLRAFLAAWK, from the coding sequence ATGACCACCTCTTTGTCCATCCCCTTGGGCCACTCCGTCGCCTCTCGTTTCACCCGCCTGCTGTGGTCACTGGCACTGGCTGGCGCACTTGCTGGTTGTGCATCCGGCCCGACAGGCAAGACGGCGGTCCGGCTGGACGACACACCCCGCATCGCCGTCATCTCCGCCTTTGCGCCCGAGCTGACCGTGCTGCTGCCCCAGGTGCAGCAGCCCACCCAGCACAGCATCAACGGCGTGGAGTTCACCACCGGCACGCTCGAAGGCAAGCCCGTGGTGGTGTTCCTCTCCGGCATCAGCATGACCAACGCGGCCATGAACACGCAGCTGGTGCTCGACCGCTTCAACGTGAGCCATGTGGTGTTCAGCGGTATTGCGGGCGGCGTGAACCCCGGCCTGCACATTGGCGACGTGACAGTGCCTGCGCAGTGGGGCCAGTACATGGAGTGGCTGATGGCGCGCGAAAATCGGCCTAGCCAGTACAGCGCCCCCGCCTGGATGAAAAGCGAGCTGACCCTGCCCGCCTTCGGCATGATGCACCCGCGCCCGGTGGAAGTGCGATCGGCTGCAAACCCCCAACTCAGCAAGAAATTCTGGTTTGAAGCCGACCCCAAGATGCTGGCCACGGCACGCAGCCTGCAGAACGTGGCCCTGGAGCACTGCCTAGCTGCCACCTGCCTCAAACAACGCCCGCAACTCGTAGTGGGCGGCAACGGCGTATCAGGCCAGGCGTTTGTGGACAACAAGGCCTTCCGCGAATACGCCTTCAAGACCTTCGAGGCCAACGTGCTCGACATGGAAACCGCCGCCACCGCCATGGTCGCGCACAGCAACGGCGTGCCCTACATCGCCTTCCGGTCGCTGAGCGATCTCGCCGGTGGCGGTGACGGCGAGAACGAAATGGGCACCTTCATGGGCCTGGCGGCCGCCAATTCGGCCAAGGTGTTGCGGGCGTTTCTGGCGGCGTGGAAGTAG